The following proteins come from a genomic window of Legionella cherrii:
- a CDS encoding SUF system Fe-S cluster assembly regulator, which translates to MLRISKLADYGTVVMVYLARHGQELCNARDIALHTHLTVPTVSKILKRLTSAGLLTSVRGVTGGYRLRRPATEISVSQIIFAFEEHRGFTECSLQPNDCSLQGVCTIQGNWRLISQAIETALDSVSLASLAKPTLQAHDVERVRQLASGVNRG; encoded by the coding sequence ATGCTGCGCATCAGCAAGTTGGCCGATTATGGAACAGTAGTGATGGTTTATCTCGCAAGGCACGGGCAAGAATTGTGTAATGCTCGTGATATCGCATTACATACTCATTTAACTGTACCTACGGTAAGTAAAATTTTAAAACGTTTAACCAGTGCAGGTTTGTTAACTTCAGTACGCGGAGTGACTGGAGGATACCGATTGCGACGGCCTGCAACTGAAATTTCTGTGTCGCAAATAATTTTTGCATTTGAAGAGCATCGTGGTTTCACAGAATGCAGTTTGCAACCTAATGATTGTTCGTTACAAGGTGTGTGTACGATTCAGGGTAATTGGCGATTAATTAGCCAAGCAATTGAAACAGCCCTGGATAGTGTGAGTTTGGCTAGTTTGGCGAAACCTACTTTGCAAGCACACGATGTGGAGCGAGTTCGACAATTGGCAAGTGGAGTTAATCGTGGCTAA
- a CDS encoding Tim44 domain-containing protein — protein MRTFISYLLIALFSFGLLVNEASAKRFGAGRSFGIQRSQNALFSQNKVQKSSVMGQSTKSPSRWGGLLSGLLIGGLLTSLFMGHGLTSGILSWIIVGAIIFFIVGFFRKRMQPGFQSGQSQTSSFNQNPFSNFTQSFNSSSAGGYGDNGVAEYPAGFVPEAFLREAKVTFNRLQAAYDQKNLQDMSEFTAPEVFAEIKMQLDERGDAPNKTEVISLDAELLDVSRQSNSLIASVRFTGSIKENDEPSQLDEIWHFRQFPNSPQWVVGGIQQDVFQP, from the coding sequence ATGCGTACGTTTATTTCCTATTTGCTTATTGCATTATTCAGTTTTGGCCTGCTCGTTAACGAAGCCTCTGCCAAGCGTTTTGGCGCAGGTAGAAGTTTTGGAATACAGCGTTCACAAAACGCCCTGTTTTCCCAAAATAAAGTACAGAAATCAAGTGTTATGGGACAAAGCACCAAAAGTCCAAGCAGATGGGGCGGTTTACTCAGCGGTTTATTAATTGGTGGCTTACTGACCAGCTTATTTATGGGACATGGTCTTACCAGTGGGATCTTGTCATGGATCATTGTAGGTGCGATTATTTTCTTCATTGTCGGTTTTTTCCGCAAAAGAATGCAACCTGGTTTTCAGTCTGGACAAAGCCAAACCAGCTCCTTTAACCAAAATCCCTTCAGTAATTTTACGCAATCGTTCAATAGCAGCAGTGCAGGGGGTTATGGCGATAATGGCGTTGCTGAATATCCTGCAGGTTTTGTACCTGAGGCCTTTTTACGTGAAGCAAAGGTGACATTTAATCGATTACAAGCAGCTTACGATCAAAAGAATCTTCAAGATATGAGTGAGTTCACCGCACCCGAGGTATTTGCAGAAATTAAAATGCAATTGGATGAGCGGGGAGATGCGCCTAATAAAACAGAAGTCATCAGTTTAGACGCTGAATTACTTGATGTTTCAAGACAATCTAATTCTCTAATCGCGAGTGTTCGCTTTACTGGCTCTATTAAAGAAAATGATGAACCAAGCCAGCTTGATGAAATTTGGCACTTTCGTCAATTCCCTAACAGTCCTCAATGGGTTGTGGGTGGGATTCAACAAGACGTATTTCAGCCCTAA
- the icmH gene encoding type IVB secretion system protein IcmH/DotU, with protein sequence MTVAHYPASLVSSQLVNSGSILVPQGYYRSKLFIAPFSTNALVAAAGPLLSLLERLCLSPSLPPIENIRDNIEHELLAFQSKMDASKYPADFAAIAYYLMSATIDEIIGKNYMRVYQITAEFKAFTPLTSDEALPQHRFFEILNYIKERPNQYLDLIELVYFFLIVGFEGHYHLKPDGRQTLDNYIEDLYQIIQQNRFNQPRRLFNENPIPKIVKKNYKAAIITLISAVAVVALAFFTSQYLLENKAKTVLFGHTQLALLDS encoded by the coding sequence ATGACAGTTGCGCATTATCCAGCCTCTCTGGTCAGCAGTCAGCTTGTTAATTCGGGATCTATCCTAGTCCCGCAAGGTTACTATCGCTCAAAATTATTTATTGCTCCTTTTTCTACTAATGCTTTAGTTGCAGCAGCCGGTCCTCTACTATCCCTATTGGAACGACTTTGCCTTAGCCCATCGCTTCCTCCTATTGAAAATATTAGAGACAACATTGAGCATGAATTACTGGCCTTTCAAAGCAAGATGGATGCCTCCAAATACCCAGCAGACTTTGCTGCTATTGCCTATTATTTAATGTCCGCTACCATAGACGAAATAATTGGTAAAAATTACATGCGCGTCTATCAGATTACGGCTGAATTTAAAGCGTTTACGCCACTGACGAGTGATGAAGCGCTACCACAACATCGTTTTTTTGAAATTCTTAACTACATTAAAGAGCGACCGAATCAATACCTTGATCTTATTGAATTGGTTTATTTTTTCCTGATTGTTGGTTTTGAAGGCCATTACCATCTCAAGCCTGATGGACGACAGACTTTAGATAATTACATTGAAGATCTTTATCAAATAATTCAACAAAATCGGTTCAATCAACCACGCCGCTTATTTAATGAAAACCCTATCCCCAAAATAGTTAAAAAAAATTATAAAGCGGCGATAATAACGTTAATTTCTGCGGTTGCTGTGGTAGCACTTGCTTTTTTTACCAGCCAATATTTATTGGAAAATAAGGCAAAAACCGTTTTATTTGGACATACCCAACTTGCTCTTCTGGATAGCTAA
- the icmF gene encoding type IVB secretion system protein IcmF, translating to MDNSLRALCDAIKKILSQLKPQSNPLSFIVITGRNAQGKSAILKQSNMEEIPVFSEQHAKIYFNQKGIIIELGENWLNNSKTLLQATLKQLNRCSSHLKITGLVLCIDVNELLIAEPGQFAEHKKAHVQLLERFGANLNYSVNLALIFTKMDTLAGFTEFYQADHATDLSKPLGFSLDCRNELKKKIEAYSLQFNQLTEQIGQQVINKMHPARSTMRRSLIREFPLQVASLRAPIQALIQGISPKLFNLHSIYFTSAEQGGVSIDRLNKKIQHEYALVVQDTFPQATNFRAYFVEGALKTIQEHCSQVPQARKFSQKPIIAATASIAGISLLLLSYNHYKTAHLLDEASKELLAYDVLNSQENKEKQALYHLSNAAKTMSHIPSNSLSLPTVHQLKTNLHQNAQNRLHGEFLPSLTHELEEVINNPGNTPIVRYNALKIYLMLSQPEHFSAMQVHDWFANRWNKQPESALKKQMALLKLLLSKPPKNITVKQQVITDARNYLNALPSSYLYYSIAKELFPTAKQKIAINGFVLATSELPVYFTRSGFNEVMQKIPDISHNLQKENWVLARNDSLQLQEMITQAYCFDYVTWWQTFMRKSQPLHYQDYQAGRQVVKSLEQSHALSKIIGLIQQETKADLTDNSSPFNHSIANQFTDLNLMSHSSTKELGLKIVDLERFISTLSMINDGGKTAFNIIRTRFASDSASDPVSLLYNQARQLPEPLSTWTKQLASDTWGILIKDSRQYINQQWQQTVYREFQMTIARRYPFDASQKEEIAINDFNHFFSTHGALNTFTESFVKPFLDVSSAEWKPKAVNDSVLPIASETLDALIRANIITNMFFPDHGEESKIDFSLQKISLDPVVANLELEIGGTKLTDNQGSDSVIRFSWPQPNAKLALDSIEGNHYELAEQGTWALFKLLEKVNVLVDEQDSSSLQILFEINSNSGRYLLKTNNQVNPFTPGILNGFTLRDSIV from the coding sequence ATGGACAATTCGTTACGCGCACTATGTGATGCTATAAAAAAAATACTTTCACAATTAAAGCCACAAAGCAATCCGCTATCTTTTATAGTGATTACCGGTAGAAATGCTCAAGGAAAATCGGCCATATTAAAGCAAAGTAATATGGAAGAAATACCTGTTTTTAGCGAACAACATGCTAAAATTTATTTCAATCAGAAAGGCATCATCATTGAGCTGGGTGAAAATTGGCTGAATAACAGCAAGACCTTATTACAAGCCACGCTAAAGCAATTAAATCGATGCAGCTCACATCTAAAAATTACTGGTCTTGTTTTATGCATTGATGTCAATGAACTACTTATTGCTGAGCCGGGACAATTTGCAGAACATAAAAAAGCACATGTGCAATTGTTGGAGCGGTTTGGGGCCAATCTAAATTACTCGGTCAATCTTGCACTTATCTTTACCAAAATGGATACCCTAGCAGGTTTTACCGAATTTTATCAAGCCGATCACGCAACTGATTTATCGAAACCGCTAGGATTTTCGCTTGATTGTAGAAATGAACTTAAGAAAAAAATAGAGGCTTATTCATTACAATTCAATCAGCTTACCGAACAAATTGGTCAACAAGTAATTAATAAAATGCATCCTGCACGTTCAACAATGAGGCGCAGTCTAATACGGGAGTTTCCATTACAGGTTGCAAGTTTGCGTGCCCCTATCCAAGCACTCATCCAAGGAATTTCACCGAAGCTTTTTAATTTACACTCCATTTACTTTACTAGTGCAGAGCAAGGTGGTGTAAGTATTGATCGGTTAAATAAGAAAATTCAGCATGAATACGCATTGGTAGTACAAGATACATTCCCGCAAGCTACAAATTTCAGGGCTTATTTTGTTGAGGGCGCATTAAAAACCATTCAAGAGCATTGTAGTCAAGTACCACAAGCAAGAAAATTTTCACAAAAACCCATTATTGCAGCGACTGCAAGTATCGCCGGGATCAGTTTACTCCTCTTAAGTTACAACCACTACAAAACAGCTCACCTATTGGATGAAGCAAGTAAAGAATTACTCGCTTACGATGTACTCAATAGTCAAGAAAATAAGGAAAAACAGGCTCTTTACCATTTGTCTAATGCCGCAAAAACGATGAGTCATATTCCAAGTAACTCCTTATCACTACCCACAGTACATCAATTAAAAACTAATTTACACCAAAATGCTCAAAATCGTCTCCATGGTGAATTTTTACCCTCTTTAACTCATGAGCTAGAAGAGGTAATCAACAATCCAGGTAATACTCCGATTGTTCGCTATAATGCGCTGAAAATTTACTTGATGCTTAGCCAACCAGAACATTTTTCAGCGATGCAAGTACATGATTGGTTTGCTAACCGATGGAACAAACAACCTGAAAGTGCTTTAAAGAAACAAATGGCGCTGCTCAAACTTCTATTAAGCAAACCACCAAAAAATATAACCGTGAAACAACAGGTAATTACTGACGCGAGAAATTATTTAAATGCGTTGCCCTCCAGTTATCTTTATTATTCAATCGCTAAAGAGTTATTCCCTACTGCAAAACAAAAAATTGCAATTAACGGTTTTGTATTGGCAACCAGCGAACTTCCGGTTTACTTTACCCGGTCTGGTTTTAATGAGGTGATGCAAAAAATTCCTGATATTAGCCATAATTTACAGAAAGAAAATTGGGTACTTGCACGCAATGATTCGCTCCAATTACAGGAAATGATAACACAAGCCTATTGTTTTGATTACGTCACCTGGTGGCAAACGTTCATGCGTAAGTCACAACCTTTACATTACCAAGATTATCAAGCAGGGCGACAGGTTGTTAAAAGCTTGGAACAATCTCATGCACTGAGTAAAATAATTGGCTTAATTCAACAAGAAACTAAAGCAGATCTAACCGATAATTCATCCCCTTTTAATCATTCTATTGCCAATCAGTTTACCGATTTGAACTTAATGAGCCATTCCAGCACTAAAGAACTTGGCTTAAAGATCGTTGATTTGGAGCGATTTATTTCCACCTTATCCATGATAAATGATGGCGGCAAAACAGCGTTTAATATTATTAGAACACGTTTTGCCAGTGATAGTGCCTCCGATCCAGTAAGCCTGCTTTACAATCAAGCGCGGCAATTACCCGAGCCTTTAAGTACCTGGACCAAACAATTAGCAAGTGATACATGGGGCATTTTAATAAAAGACAGTCGTCAGTATATCAATCAACAATGGCAACAAACGGTTTATAGAGAATTCCAAATGACTATTGCCAGACGCTATCCTTTTGATGCGTCACAGAAAGAAGAAATAGCAATAAATGATTTTAATCATTTCTTTTCTACTCATGGCGCATTAAACACATTTACTGAAAGTTTCGTGAAACCTTTCTTGGACGTTTCCAGTGCCGAGTGGAAACCTAAAGCGGTCAATGATTCGGTACTACCCATAGCGTCAGAAACATTGGATGCGCTCATCCGAGCCAATATTATTACCAATATGTTCTTCCCTGATCATGGTGAAGAAAGCAAAATTGATTTTAGTTTACAAAAAATCAGTCTTGATCCTGTAGTTGCTAATCTAGAACTTGAGATTGGCGGAACCAAATTAACTGATAATCAAGGCAGTGATTCAGTAATTCGTTTTTCCTGGCCGCAACCCAATGCAAAACTTGCACTGGACTCCATTGAAGGCAATCATTATGAACTGGCAGAACAAGGTACCTGGGCCTTATTTAAACTGCTCGAAAAAGTAAATGTTCTGGTTGATGAGCAAGACAGTTCCAGCTTGCAAATTCTCTTTGAAATTAACAGTAATTCAGGGCGTTACTTATTAAAAACAAACAATCAAGTTAATCCCTTCACACCAGGAATTTTAAATGGATTTACCTTGCGTGACTCTATAGTCTAG
- a CDS encoding response regulator: MADKELKKILYAEDEEDIRAIAQIALEDIGGFTVRYCSNGKKILEEAMEYIPDLLLLDVMMPEMDGPTTLRELRKNPNFIKIPAIFMTAKIQNNEIEDYKSIGAIDVIKKPFDPLTLATSIKNAWFKYNG, encoded by the coding sequence ATGGCTGATAAAGAACTTAAAAAGATTTTATATGCTGAAGACGAAGAGGATATAAGAGCTATTGCCCAAATTGCTTTGGAAGATATTGGTGGGTTCACGGTGAGGTATTGTTCTAATGGAAAAAAAATTCTCGAAGAAGCAATGGAATACATCCCTGATTTGCTTTTGTTGGATGTCATGATGCCGGAAATGGATGGACCTACTACCTTACGAGAATTACGTAAGAATCCAAATTTTATAAAAATACCCGCTATATTTATGACGGCTAAAATACAAAATAATGAGATAGAAGATTATAAGTCGATTGGAGCAATTGATGTCATTAAAAAACCTTTTGATCCTTTGACGCTTGCGACGTCAATAAAAAATGCATGGTTTAAATATAATGGATGA
- a CDS encoding ankyrin repeat domain-containing protein gives MLSKFHKYVESSNTQSPEESLDELEQLLIEDQKKSPNQREINSTKCSDYSFFNRQKITPLQFALMRTAFNNTPRLKKIIELYIKYSDLTVEGDYGTALHYACCYTGCGKQVIKALVDKNPELIAKECITNCGGSYPIIGLANYDRDGECLQALIDAGADVNIKATKTGWTALHQAAYVNNETAVSILLTHGANKNARNKEGCLPTQEACYWQTDKEQLCRHAEIIALIRNFKQDKSPAIQTNSGLNP, from the coding sequence ATGCTTAGTAAATTTCATAAATATGTAGAATCTTCGAATACTCAATCCCCAGAAGAATCATTGGATGAGTTAGAACAACTTTTGATTGAAGATCAAAAAAAGAGCCCTAACCAACGTGAAATTAATTCGACAAAATGTTCCGACTATAGTTTTTTTAATCGACAAAAAATAACCCCGTTGCAATTTGCGCTGATGAGAACTGCATTTAACAATACTCCTCGATTAAAAAAAATTATTGAACTCTATATTAAATATTCAGATCTTACTGTTGAAGGCGACTATGGCACTGCTTTGCATTACGCCTGCTGCTATACAGGGTGTGGTAAACAAGTGATTAAAGCCCTTGTAGATAAAAATCCGGAATTAATTGCAAAAGAATGTATTACGAATTGTGGTGGAAGCTATCCTATTATAGGACTCGCAAATTATGATCGAGATGGGGAGTGTTTGCAGGCACTGATTGATGCCGGTGCTGATGTAAATATAAAGGCAACAAAAACTGGATGGACCGCTTTGCATCAAGCCGCTTATGTTAATAATGAAACGGCTGTATCAATTTTGTTGACTCATGGTGCTAATAAAAACGCACGCAATAAGGAAGGATGTTTACCAACGCAAGAGGCATGTTATTGGCAAACCGATAAAGAACAATTGTGCCGCCATGCTGAAATTATAGCATTGATTCGCAACTTTAAGCAGGATAAATCACCTGCAATCCAAACTAATTCGGGTCTCAATCCATAA
- a CDS encoding diguanylate cyclase: MDEKIQKKLHDLFVLYSKNLPEKIHNIETQWHALLKKWDLAGFQTFHRDVHSLCGSAGTYGYTELSKTARQMEILLKEILVNGLLTHEDQELINSFFAQLKSALAKEAPKKPLIFTDVTELTDNKLVYILEQETDLVHELSENLKHAGYHAQPIDDIGSLLISVQEKQPVAIIVDTNYLKKSALDQLIAIQKKQKTPIQLFCIVPNADLEPRLTAIRAGCVAYFQKPLDVTYLVQELNINCSSTVNEAYRILILDDSKSLAEYYSLILKQADMITRAITNPLNLLKELETFQPDLLLMDIYMPGCSGLELAALLRKDRRYTKMPIIFLSTEDDKNKKLAAISLGGDDFLTKPVSPHDLVSAVRSRSNRASILNYYMTTDSLTGLLNHSSILNRLNIEVARAKQQNSPLSFIMIDIDHFKLINDTYGHPFGDLVIKKLASLFMVSLRNRDIIGRYGGEEFAIILPGADLESSLKICNDLRLQFSRNYFTVNEQKVHVTISVGISSFNNNHDINSIVIQADKALYKAKERGRNQVVVFDETLIVN; the protein is encoded by the coding sequence ATGGATGAAAAAATACAGAAAAAATTACATGATCTTTTTGTTCTCTATAGCAAGAATTTACCAGAAAAAATTCATAATATAGAGACCCAATGGCATGCGCTACTCAAAAAGTGGGATTTAGCAGGTTTTCAAACCTTTCATCGCGATGTCCACAGTTTGTGCGGCTCAGCGGGAACCTATGGTTATACTGAATTAAGTAAGACAGCACGCCAGATGGAAATATTATTAAAGGAAATTTTGGTTAATGGACTATTAACTCATGAGGATCAAGAACTAATTAATTCTTTTTTTGCCCAGTTAAAAAGTGCATTGGCTAAAGAGGCTCCAAAAAAACCACTCATTTTTACGGACGTAACGGAGCTTACCGACAATAAATTAGTGTACATCTTAGAACAGGAAACTGATTTAGTTCATGAACTGAGTGAAAATCTTAAACACGCTGGCTACCATGCACAACCTATAGATGATATAGGGTCTTTATTGATTTCCGTTCAAGAGAAACAACCTGTTGCAATAATTGTTGATACCAATTATTTGAAAAAATCTGCGCTGGATCAACTGATTGCGATACAAAAAAAGCAAAAAACACCCATTCAATTATTTTGTATCGTTCCAAATGCTGATTTAGAACCGCGACTTACTGCAATACGTGCCGGGTGTGTGGCTTATTTTCAAAAGCCCCTCGATGTAACGTATTTAGTACAAGAATTAAACATAAATTGCAGTTCAACGGTTAATGAAGCATACCGCATTTTAATTCTGGATGATTCTAAGTCACTTGCTGAATATTATTCGCTGATTTTAAAACAAGCGGATATGATTACACGCGCCATTACCAATCCATTAAATTTATTAAAAGAGCTTGAAACATTTCAGCCCGATCTATTGTTGATGGATATTTATATGCCAGGGTGTTCGGGTTTGGAGCTTGCTGCGTTACTGCGCAAGGATAGAAGATATACTAAAATGCCAATTATCTTCCTCTCTACAGAGGATGACAAAAATAAAAAATTAGCAGCGATTAGTTTGGGCGGAGATGACTTTCTTACCAAACCTGTTTCACCACATGATTTGGTTTCAGCGGTACGCTCACGATCAAACCGTGCAAGCATTTTAAATTATTACATGACTACAGATAGTCTGACGGGTTTATTAAACCATTCAAGTATTTTAAATCGTTTAAATATTGAAGTGGCTAGAGCGAAACAACAGAACTCACCTTTGTCTTTTATCATGATCGATATTGATCATTTTAAATTGATTAATGATACCTATGGTCATCCCTTTGGTGATCTGGTAATTAAAAAGCTGGCCTCATTATTCATGGTTAGTTTACGTAATCGAGACATTATTGGACGATATGGCGGGGAAGAGTTTGCAATCATATTGCCCGGTGCCGATCTGGAAAGCAGTCTAAAAATTTGTAATGATTTACGGCTTCAATTTTCCAGAAATTATTTTACTGTGAATGAGCAAAAAGTTCATGTGACGATTAGTGTTGGCATTTCATCTTTTAATAACAATCATGATATCAACAGCATTGTAATCCAGGCAGATAAGGCTTTATATAAAGCCAAGGAAAGGGGGCGGAATCAAGTAGTTGTATTTGATGAAACACTTATTGTGAATTAG